CATTGGGTTGATGCCGGCGGCGACGTACTTGGCGCCCTCGCGGACGATGGCCTGGGCCAGCACGGTCGCGGTGGTGGTGCCGTCACCCGCGATGTCGTTGGTCTTCGAGGCCACTTCGCGCACCATCTGGGCGCCCATGTTCTCGAAGCGGTCGGAGAGCTCGATCTCCTTGGCGACCGTCACACCGTCCTTGGTGATGCGCGGGGCGCCGAAGCTCTTCTCGATCACGACGTTGCGACCCTTCGGGCCGAGCGTCACCTTCACCGCGTCGGCGAGGATGTCGACGCCGCGCAGCATCTTATCGCGGGCGTCGGCGGAGAAACGAACGTCTTTCGCTGCCATTGTGTGCCTCTTAGCTACTGGTTGAACCCCAAGGCCGGGACGGCCTCAAAGGGCGATGACGGGTGATCCGATCAGACGGCGACGACGCCCATGATGTCGGATTCCTTCATGATCAGAAGGTCCTGACCGTCGATCTTGACCTCGGTGCCGGACCACTTGCCGAACAGGACGCGGTCGCCGGCCTTGACGTCGAGCGGGTTGACGCGACCCTGCTCGTCACGGGCGCCGGGGCCGACGGCGACGATCTCGCCCTCCTGCGGCTTCTCCTTGGCGGTGTCCGGGATGATGATGCCGCCCTTGGTCTTCTCCTCGCTCTCGATGCGACGGACGACCACGCGGTCGTGCAGCGGACGGAACTTCATGAGCTGCCCTCTTGCTTCAGGTCTGGAGTTGGCGTTGATGCGGCCGGCGGGACCGCTCGCGAACTCGACTGTTAGCACTCTGTCTCGGCGAGTGCCAAAGACGGCGGCGAGATAGGCTCGGTCCGTGTCCGAGTCAAGGCTGTCGCACCCCCGCGCGACGGTGCGATGACGCGGCGGCGCCCTCTTTCTCCCTCACGGATAACGCGCCCCGATGCTGAACCTGCACGGACCCCACGGCCCGGTGGCATCGCAACCCGGCAGCGCCGTCGCGCCCGACGCCGTGTGGCTTGACCTGAATGATCCAACCTCCGAGGAAGCCGCCGCGGTCGAGGCGGCCACTGGCCTGCGCGTCCCGTCCCGGGCCGCCCTTTCGGAGGTCGAGACATCGAGCCGCCTGCGCCGGGTCAAAGGTGGCCTCTCGCTCTCGACGCCGATGATCACTTTCGAGCAGAGCGCATCGCAGCTGAAGCCGCTGGGCTTCCTGCTCACCAAGGATCATCTCGTCACGATCCGCTTCCACGACCTGCGCGCCTTCGACTCTTCCGCGAAGCGGATCTCCGACGGCGACGGGAGCACGACTCCGAGCGAGATCTTCCTGGTGGTCCTTGAGGAGCTGGTGGACAGCCTCGCCGACGCCCTGGAGGACATGGCGTCGGAACTCGATTCGCTGTCGACCCGGATCTTCGACTTCGACGTCCGCGGCAAAGACCGCCGCCGCCTGGAGAGCCCGCCGCCCCGCCGCCGCGATCTCGCCCTGCGCCGGATCCTGCGCGGCATCAGCAACAGGGGAAAAGTGCTGGGC
The sequence above is drawn from the Methylobacterium mesophilicum SR1.6/6 genome and encodes:
- the groES gene encoding co-chaperone GroES, with protein sequence MKFRPLHDRVVVRRIESEEKTKGGIIIPDTAKEKPQEGEIVAVGPGARDEQGRVNPLDVKAGDRVLFGKWSGTEVKIDGQDLLIMKESDIMGVVAV
- a CDS encoding CorA family divalent cation transporter; the encoded protein is MLNLHGPHGPVASQPGSAVAPDAVWLDLNDPTSEEAAAVEAATGLRVPSRAALSEVETSSRLRRVKGGLSLSTPMITFEQSASQLKPLGFLLTKDHLVTIRFHDLRAFDSSAKRISDGDGSTTPSEIFLVVLEELVDSLADALEDMASELDSLSTRIFDFDVRGKDRRRLESPPPRRRDLALRRILRGISNRGKVLGKIRASLLGLERIVPFVSAACDGLGLPEDGRFDTIRRDIESLDEFETRLAENVQFLLDAALGLINIEQNNVFRVLTVVSVVGVPPTLIASMYGMNFKHMPELDWAYGYPYALALILLSAVAPIVYFRIRGWF